CGGCAGCCGGGGACGACGCGCCAGCGCCTGATTGCCTGCTTGCAGCGTTACAGATAACCCGCCAGGCCCGTCCAAGCGCGGGTGATCAGGGGGCATGTCAGCCTTAAGTGGCAACAGCGCCAAGGGGCAAGCGTCATGTGCAGACGGCTCCGCATGCTTGCAAACCGGCTCTCAGACGATGAGACCGCCCCGGCCCCCCTTTTCCCTTTTTTCCATGACGAAGCGCAGCTTGCGCAGCACGGCGTGACGAAGAGCCGCTTCGCCCCGCTGCGGGTCCCCCACGATGGAGACCTCGACCAGAGTCCTGGGATCGATGGCGCTGACCTTCACATAGGCGCCTACCGAATAGAATTCGATGATCACGCTGTTCTCGTCGAAGCCGGTCTTCATGCGATCCCGTCAGGTCAATCCGTCAAAAGCGGGCGACCAATATATCCCAGTTTTCCGCCCTCGGCACATGCGCTTCATGGCGTTTTGCCGCAACCCAACCATATATATGGAGATTCCGGGGTTGCACGCTATGTTCGTTTGGTGAACAACTCTGTTCCGCATTTCAACGGTCCTTTCGAGCTACCGGAGTAACGACCATGACCGCGCAGGCCGCCACCGCCATGAAACCCGCCGCCGGCAAGGCGCATCGCCCCAGCTTCTCCTGGGAAGATCCGCTGCTTCTCGACGATGCGCTGACCGAGGATGAGCGCATGGTGCAGGATGCCGCGCGCGCCTTCTGCGAAGAAAAGCTGATGACCCGTGTGCAGGAAGCCTTCCGCCACGAGGTCTTCCACCGCGAGATCATGAACGAGCTGGGCGAGCAGGGCTTCCTCGGCTCCACCATCGACGGCTATGGCTGTGCCGGCGTGAACTATGTCTGCTACGGCCTGGTCGCCCGTGAGGTCGAGCGTGTCGATTCCGGCTAC
This sequence is a window from Oceanibaculum indicum P24. Protein-coding genes within it:
- a CDS encoding DUF6898 family protein → MKTGFDENSVIIEFYSVGAYVKVSAIDPRTLVEVSIVGDPQRGEAALRHAVLRKLRFVMEKREKGGRGGLIV